The following nucleotide sequence is from Nymphalis io chromosome Z, ilAglIoxx1.1, whole genome shotgun sequence.
GTGCACGGCACCATCTTGCCATATGGTAGCTACAGCGTGGTCGGATTTTTATAGGACGATAGTATGTGCCTATCGAACGACAAATGATTAGCATCATCCACGATCAGTCTTgggatatttaatatatatgtattgtaaaaactttaatttatagttatatatatatatatatatatatatatatatatatatatatatatattatggttaGTTATAGTATCTCAAGTTATGAGATAAGTTgaaaattgattgatttttaacGGAGTTtttgaatacaaatttaaacatttcatGTCTTTGACATGTATGATTCTTGACAGtttcactaaatatttaaagttccgTGTGTATAATCAAACTTCGAAAaacaatttactaaaattcgcGCTACAAACGGACAGACAAAATCTATGAGTAGctctaattaaaatacaaattattacaaaatagttttttcgcgcgtattttaaatacgaaatacATTCAAGTCgtgtctttaaaatataaaataaaagattataagcGACGGGccggttgtaggttcgattgccacccaggacagacatttgtgtgcatgaacatgtatgtttgtcctgagcctgggtgtaattatctatataagcatgtattcactaaaaaaagtagtataatgtttccatagtacaagctctgcttagtttaggaaaagatggccgtgtgtgaatgataTCTCatgattttatcatttatttatttatttttattaaattttttattaattattacattcattGAACAGACATtgcaataaattgtaaatattatattgaaagtatcatatttcttacataaattTGGAATATGGTACAAATACAGGAGCCCTATATCAgaaattgcctcgttggtctagtagctggatgtaaggccgcagactcggatgttctgggttcaaatcccaggtagGGCcgaaaaagttattgggtttttgtgtcgaaaattctcaataggagtctggaagttgtaagtgtgtacactcccgtacctggGTAAGCacggaaagccgttggtcctgcgcctgaactctatccggttttgtcggattgccgtcccatcggattatgagagttagggaaaagagagtgcacctgtgattgTACACaaacttatgcactataatattgcGTTTTAAAGAAGAAACTACTGAAAGAAAGGAGAAATGATTGTAGTATCGCCTACAACCATTTTAAATATCCTTCACGACCTTATTGACATGTCTAAGGTCAGCAGATGGGTGGCGCATGCTATCGTGGTATTAGGCTTTCcctaaagtgtatataattgaaaagtaaaaataataattcgattAATTTAGCCCCCTTTCCCTGACATTCCGCGAACTTTTGACTTCCCCTCgtaattaacaaaacataattttaataatgtctgTATTTGTCAGAAAAagtgtattctttaaattttttatggtGACCCTTGAGTCATGCAgtcaaagttttaaaaataataaatcatttttttaaaaagagtatacaaaattatttatgatgaAAAATGCAAGCTTTTGTTACAGAAAGCTTGTCAGCTCTTTTTCAAAACATTGCTtggaattaattataagaatgtattgaatgaataaatatttgcagAACGACTTTTATACAATGATTACAATTGAATATCATTCGATGATATTATGATCATATGTAGGTATTGTTCAATCATAGaatgatttaaatttgaataatatttttatgaagtttATAGTACGAGGATGACAATAAAACACAACAAttgaatacttaatttattagagtaaaatatatatttaaaattattataaaataatatatttaaaatttcaaataatcagAGCGATCGCCTCTAAAAAGATCGGCATTGGATTACACATGTCGGTAGCGGTACGATTACTTcgcaataaacattaaaatgccaTTCGTCTAGTGTACAAGGTTGAATGCGTTGTTTACACTTAAAAtgcattaaaaagttaaaacatcGATTATCATATATATCACGTGAGGATAACACCGAGTGTTACACTTGACTGAACATCGGCGCGCACTTCATATCGTAACGTCTCGAGAGCGCCGACACGAGAAtcgtcaatattaaaaatacataaacatggAGATAATATGTATGCTACATACTAGCATATAATTTCTCGACTACTTCCTGTAGCGAACGACTAACAACTAGCGAACTACAAGAAGTAGTCGAGaaattatatgcatatatactCACAGTACAATGCTTCGTTACCTCGCACCTCGCACCTCGCACCTCGCACCCCGTACCTCGCGTTGTGCAACGCACGTGGTAGCGTTAGTATGGATTGGAATGTTTGCGGCGTTTGTTCAGGCGACTACTCAAAGGACATATCGATAAACTATAATTGATCACTTAAAGCTTCAAACGGGcgacgtaaaaataaatataagacatAAACAAAGTCGAAGACGACTCCTTTGAATTCGCAGCGAAGTTCGCGTTTAAAAATGAGATCGCGTTACAACAcagttacattttaatttcgcATTCCTACAGTCTATTCGCATAGAACAGTCCTCGCCGAACTGCTCCCCGCACTTcactgtttgtttgtttgtttgttcgctCACCCTCCAGGCACAAACCGAAACGACCGACCCGTCACCCCCACGAGTAAGTACAGACATCTTTTAACATAACGATTATGTGATTACTATATAGACACTAGAGACATTAAATTCGCCGGAGCGTACACTGAGATAGagtttaagataaatttaattggtTCAGCTCGTCTATGGGTGGAAGGAACGGGCCTTCGTCGAAGTCGGCGGGTGCCCAGTTTACCCCGTTAAGTACATGCATAGACAACAGCATTGCACTCTGTACGGGGCCGGGTAAAAAAGCTAGGCCGGCATGAAGCCGGTTGTTGTTGGCTAGGGGGATGCCCCAGCCGCTTGCATTACCTCCTCGAAAGCGGCTTCGAGGCAATGCTTCAGCTCCGAGTAGGAAACCACGAGGACGCTCTGTTCGTCGCGCGACATGAGTTCCACCTGCCGATTTTCATCACGTTATGTTACGTTACTTTAGCTGCGGTACGTGACCCGCTATTCTATTACATTAATCGAATTgtcatttaattcatttatataagcaTTAAATGTAAAGCATCTTGCCGATGGCAGTGTGCTCTGTACCTTGGCGAGCGAGCCCCCATCGAGGCTGTTGAGGGCGCTGGCGAGATGGGCCTGGTCGAGCCATGGGCGACCATCCGCCGTCACTGAATGGAACAGATAGTCCCGGAAAAGCTTCAGCATGTATCGGTCGCCCGTCTCCGACCAACTCGCGTCCAAATTCAGCCTGCTAACAGGTATAATAAGATACGGACCCTCGAGTTGTAAAATAACAGTCTAACGCGTGTGCAGGATAGTACTTACTCGGGGCGTTCGTTGACAACGCCCATCTTGATAAGGATACGTAAAAGGCGACCGTTGTCGATCTCGCGGGCCAATTGCTCCTCGAATGCGTCTGCGCGCCGCTCGAGGGCCTCCACcttaaaatcatttttgttatttgacATATTCTAAATACTCGCAATGATTTGCTTATAGTACTTTAACAGTATAAGTAtatcacataatattaatagtattacaTATAATACTATTTGATGACGCTTCGtctatttcattttgtaaaggAGGCGAACCCGTTAGCCTCAGCTGCTCCAGCAGTCGTCGGTCTGGTTGTCAGACAACATGAAGTATTTTAAAAAGTGCAATGTTCGCTGGTCCCAAAAAATCCTAAGAAAATAGCTTGTCAGTAATCGTTCGTGTATCGAGACTAGCCTAGGAGTGCCGAACATAAATAGTTGAACTTTCTATTCCCATTCTACTTCTCCGACCGTGGACTTGAACCCGGTCATGCGGTCGGCAGCCTTATAAGCTAACTTCTGGACTAACGAGGCGGCTATCATTTTGCATCACTTTGCATTTACACTGTTATGTCGTCAGATACTATTAATTCGTTGTTACAATTTCGTTAACTTTGaagtaaatttacttttttaattatcatttaaaataaaaaataggcggcacgaaataattatcataatgcAATGCTACTTCCCGTTCTATACGACATAACATACATACTTGagcaaaatgtaatcagattaataaTTAGTGATTACGATTAGAATGTGTCATCATCCATCACGGAATAAACATCCCgtgattaatgattatttaccaGTAATCGTAATCAAGCAATCAAGATTACGATTAGTCTACGTCTAGCGCCCGAAACAAAGTCGGCCAACCATACTTTGATGCTTTTTCGAAATCCcgaagattaaaaattattattaacattaaataataataataacgttataACTTTTAGAAAAATGAAATTAGATGCAATGgtacaattgaaaatattaatatgaagaGCAATGTTACATTCATGTTTTAGGTAAAAATCAATCATACAATCTGTAATCTTGATTACTGATTATCGTTATCAAAATTAACGATAAAACGTAATTACTTTGATTACTTGATTGATGTAATCATGATTATATTCAATTAGTTAGATTATTAATCTGATTTAACTATCTGAACACGCTTACCACACACATGACATTgactaaataaaacaaaaacaaagccaCCATAGCCGTGCGCTGTAGCCGTGCACTGTAGCCGTGCACTGTAGCCGTGCGCTGTAGCCGTGCACCACAGCAGTACAACTTAACGTTTAAGTAATCGAAACAGCTCAAAAACATTCTCGAAGTCAGTACTCTATTTTCCACTAAAACTTCCAATAAAACTCGGTTTTGTGcttgtttaataatttaggtTAACATGCAAAGCAATTTTAccccatatttattaataaaatgcttcCGAAGTTGATGCTGTGACCAATGCTCGAccatataagatattataccaTTTATGGGTAGTATACTGAGAACACCAATGTTTAGTTACAACTTTCGCTTGGAGCGACACATCGAGATGCTCAAAGACATCATACGTTTAGTTGTGTGTGGATATTACCTTCATGGACGACGGAACGCTGGCATGGAGAATACAGCTTAGGCtgccttttctttttttaaatatatatatttatataaaagcaaaCTTTCATAGTAATAAGCACATGACGTGGAAATGAAAATAGTTATTTTCAACATGTCATAATTGGCAAACACAGGGACAGAATAAATGTTACGCTTTGTAAaggttgaaatataaaataaagatgtaaCGAGACAAGGAATCGGTAATTATTTCTAAACTATAGAgcctgttataaataaaaaaaaattaaaaataaaaactaaacaaaatgttgataataatatgttttaaaagaaaagaaatttaCTTCCTCGAATAAACTGTAAACAATGGAAATAATACACTTTATTGACAAACGAACTTAACTTCTATACTTTAATTCTATtaacaaatatgaaataacGGGTAGTAGTAGTTAATCTTAATTTATGTGTCGTTTAATATGAACAAATCAAACTTTTACTTTATCTATTGACATATCAAATGACGGCGTGTCTAAAGCAGTGCACTGAGGGTAAATTTATAAGTCGTCTAGTTTCGAGCCCCGATAAAACGAGTTCTTCAAACCTAAACCAATTATAGCATTTCTAAGTTCTTCATGCGTCGAACAAATCTATTTTCCAGGTCAAACTCCGCAATAAGCCAGGTTAAGTCACGCTAAGCGGAGCTACGGCGTTTCAAACTGCTCTATAAAAATTTGACCGATTACAAATTGTCTCTTGTTAGTCAGCCTATGTCGGTCTAAGATTCGAAGCCATTCATTCCGAAATGCAAATGTAAGAGAACGTAACGCTGCTGCTACAATTCTCGTGGGAAGCCACGTTTAAAACGACGGATAACATGCCTTGGATAGAGGCACATGACAAACGTCTTGCTGAGACAAACCTTCTGCCCGCTCCTTCGTTCAAAACGTACTTATAGCGGACAAGACACGCTCGAGTACACATTTTTTAGACAAAATGAGCTTTTAAATTGGACCATATGACGACGGaatgagtcgagatggcctagtggttagaacgcgtgaatcttaaccgatgatcgtgggttcaaacccgggcaagcaccactgaattttcatgtgcttaatttgtgtttataatacatctcgtgcttaacggtgaaggaaaacatcgtgaaattcattgaaattctgtcacatgtgtattctaccaacccgaattggagcagcgtggtggaataagctgcaaaccttctccccaaaagggagaggaggccttagcccaacagtgggacattaacaggctgttactgttacggACGACGGAATAAAACGACGGGACAAAACGAGTGATGAAAACAGCCTCAACTATTGAAAAATTTTCATGGTCCTCTGAGTCTTGACATGGCATGGAAATGTAACTCTTCGCACGTTTAAAGGGCGTATCCAGTATTTACGACGAAGTCTTCTTTGGTATAATAATGCCATAAACTTGacggcctcgttggtctaggctACATATAATGCCGCAAACCAAGTCCAGGGGTTCCAAGCCCAGATcgcgccaataaaaagttattgagtctttctgtcgaaaattctcagtagcagcccggagtctggaagttggaagtgcgtacactcccatgcctcggaaagcacgtaaagatgTTGGtcttgcgcttgaactctttccgatcgtgttggattgccgtcccattggattatgagagttagggaatagagagtgcatttgtgtttgcgcgcacacttgtgcactaaaatatgtgctgcgcagttggctaatctcttttgagattagTCGCCGTGGcagaaatcgatctggaggatattattattattgctataaaaattaaacgtcGCCTTTCCATAACCGTCTCATCGGAAATTACTGCGAGGTGATAGCTGTACCGTCTTGTGTTGTCGAAAATAGTATGCAGGACAAACAAGAATAAAATCTTatctaattaagaaaaaagCAGTTAGACGGTGGAGTATTTTCCGTCTTAAGTTttgttatgattttaataaagtttaatcaAATCGCTTTAGAGGGATTTGAAACTAGACGAGGAATCGTCGGAGTTAAAACTTTGAAGCCCGCATGTAGACACCTACCTGTGTGTAAAATCGCGCACCTATCATCGGCATCAGGTCCGCGACGGAGCGCCGTGTCGCGCCGGACAGCAAGTACCTGTCGATACACACACAGATATATTGAACGAATTTATGTGATTTGcttttcattttatatcaaCATTCGTCTGACATACGGAGACTAGCATCTggattattcattcatttaatgttttattacttgTGAAAATTTTACTTGCTCGGTTTAATAAGGTCCTAACTGCACACTTGTTTTAAGCATTCGATTTTGATgctactatatttttttctaaaaattataGTAGTATCGCACATATGCATCCGTGGTCGATTCAGATATATAATGATAGGAAGGCTGTTCGTGTGTACGTACAGGATCAGGTTCTTCAGATCCGCCGAATAGGAGCGAGAGACGAGATCCATGCAGGCGTTGAGATTGTCGCAGTGAACGGTGCGGCAAGCCATACCCAAGGCGAGCCGGCCGAGGGCAGTCATATCTTCTTGTTGAGCCTAcgtgatatttattttacaatttagttaatgtttattataatataataaattattcgtgAAATCTTTCTATATTCGTAGTCCTATCCCGTACCTGAGCGATGTCTATGTTGCCGTTGTGTATGACGTCGGCTACCCCGCCCCAGGCGATGCGGATGCGACAACCGTTTATCACCACCTTAGTGGCGTCGAGGCTCCTAGTTTTGGAaaacgtatatttataaattttaagagCCGTATACGACGTTtggtgtttaaaatatttatgtataaaaaaataccaaagtATCTATAGACTATTCCAATCACAATAGGAGTAGATGTAAGTAAATTGtacctaattttaaatattccaagTGATTTGCTGATACCTCccctatattatgcactacgaacagttcttgattaatatatctccaATTGTATTACAGCAATATTTCACTTAATTACTTaattccactttaattttatttacaaagttcCGAAAACAGTTTTGCCAACATTCAAGACATTATTTTTCTGATacactatataataacatatttaccggatgtaaatatgttattatcatGTAACGTAAGTcaaaaaattttacaaaaaactcaaaatatactttcatGCATAGCAAAATTCAATTACTATAGTTTTGAAAATGATACAAGAGTAAGACATTCGTCTCTGATCTTTCGTATAATATGGACGGGTGATTATTCGGAATCATCAAGTTTTCTGTTACGACCTGGCTTTGTTTAAACGGAATGTGATTGAAACTGATTTTGTATTTACGAATTTTCGCTTTAGCTTCTCATTTTTGTTTTGCCTTCAACACTAAGCTGattgaacattattatttcaatttaaaacttagGGTAagttgcaatttttatttacatatatttaaaaaataaattgaatgctaaataatatatttcaatattgtttatttaaagttgatagtctttttttttttggctaTAAGGTTAAATGAGAGTTTTGCGCTGAGAGCTCAGAAACGGAATCGGattaaacttttgtttaataattgttttattttacctgCAATCCGtatgacatatatttaaattactatagaATTAcctataaaaacaatgaaatatataatttcttactTTATCGTTCATTAATTACTTCTTTCCTATTTCTCTTGGAATAGACTATATGTATGTCTGTGCATATATTAAAGATGTTCCGACCCGAGTCGACCAGTGTTGACTTTTTGTATCTCCTAAAAGCAACGTCCAGGCTAACTTACCTGCAAGCCAGTCCAGCCGTGTGGATCGCCCGCAGGCCAGCGGTGAGCTGCACCAGGAGGCTCCACAGCACCGCCTCGGGCAGCAGAGCGCCGCACGCCACAGCGCGGAGCATTGCATTCTTCTGTACCACGAGTTACTCACTTGAAGTTTTCACATGTCGTTCTCCATTTTTACATATGAATGTCATCACTTAAGAAATCCAAAACTTTGTCATACTTTCTTGAGTCGCTTAAGTGTAgactttgttgtttttttaacaataacatcATACCATatcgtataattttaaaacgattctCGTTATATTAGAGTTTGGAGTTGAGACGCGCGCGAGTTTAGAGTCAGGATGGTctacaaaaacttaaaaaatgggAAATCAACAAAATTTTCATGTTCAGTATTGTGGAAACTCGATGGCTGCTCTCACGGTATGAGCAAATCAGACTTTCCTCTGGAATCGTCAAATCgtcaaaaatttaattcattcatcGGGCGCTTTTGAAAAAATTTGAAGTTGTCACTAGTTTGGAACGTAGTTTTTTCCTAGAAGGACCGCCAATAgaactaatttaaatttgttcatCAGTAATACAAAAGTAATACTCATATACAATTGAATCGTATATGATGTGTTGTTCATACAACACAGTAGTAGCTAGGGTGCGGTAAATCAATAAACCctattcgtatttatataatgtatgtcgTTAAAGATGAAACAGATATCCTGTAACGATTTTGGAAAGTTACCCGATATACAGTCTCATATATCCCCGAGTAATGTACCGTAAAGATGATTTAACAAAAATGGCCAAAATACGGAATCGGTCGTTAACTTTACTAACGATGCTTCATGGTACTCAATTGAGCGTCTCTGTATGGGCTTCGTACCTAAAGATCCTGTGGTCTCGTTTTATCCAACTTAAAACAACAGcagtcattaaaatatttatatttattatttataatttatggcCCAGAGTGACCAGAGCAAGCTGAGCGCGATTGAGCAGTCGACTATTGcagattatgtatttataaaacaaaatattcacgTCACTCTCAATCTCGTGACGTGTGGCCGTAATTGACGAAACAGCGGTCTCAGCGTCGAAACGTGTAATATGCTCTCGAGGTTGGATTGAATAATTGACAAGTTTCTagtatattattcaattgaaaacGTTTTGCACGTGATGACTGTTACGTTACGAGCGTTCGTGTCTCGttagtttttcttaaataaaattgaacggTCCATAAGAACGACGCATCTGATAAATACGATTCGTAGGGAGCAAATTATGCGATATCggataagtaaatatattcgtacttacaaaaagtatttttattagagGACGTTCTTATCTATAAATGTCAATGTTATAGTCGAGGACTCGCGGAATCGAATCCCTCCCCCGAGGATTGCCGTTtcaaattttcatgtacttaatatgtgtttataattcatctcgtgctgggtGGTTAACATCGAGAGGTAATCGGCGTGTGTCCAATTCCTCTGAAATTCAACCATGTTTGTATCCAAAAATCTGCATTTACTCCAATGCGCGGCTtgcagttattttttatttgaacgtaGCAATGTGATTGTTTGTTTGGCACTTGTACTGACAAGTGAGACTCAGCCTTTCGTACAGCGGCGGTGTCAGAACGGCGactatttttgtaaaaactaGTTCccatagaataatatttatctaattatataCTCAATGAACTCACGACTCTCCACGCGAagcattatattgtaataatttaaataggaaAACTTTAGTATGGACGACTTTCGTCAAGCTTTAGacaagattttattttcaatactaGTTTTAGCGCGCAGCTACGTCCGCGTGTTAGGTGGCCCAAGTGTTAAGTCAGGGTATAAGTCATCTCTATTCCAAAAACCATCTTGTACAATgaaggtaaaattaatttatttttgatgataTATGAGGTAGGGTAGGTAGAGATCGTTCTTACCTGGTGCGTGTACGGCCTCGGCGCGTCCGGGTCCGAAGAGAAGGGGTCGTGGAAGGCTCCGTTGCCATCAGTCACCCCGCCTGGCGTTCCAGTCGCCAAGTATTTTGTCATCAGTGTCATGCACGCGGGGTGATAGTCGTACACGAGTACTACGGCTAAACAAACGATGCTCTTAGTTTACTCAACTGCGATCATTTGACcatatacttttatttctttgtcGGGACGGGAATGTACTCACAGTGATCTCCAAAATCCTTAGTCATGAAGCAGTGGTGCAGCCTGACCACGTTGGGATGGTCAACATTCCGCCACAACTCGACACGATTGAGCAACGCGGGCGGCGCTGCGCATGCGTGCAGACGACGCAGAGCGTAGTGCTCGCCGCTAACGCGGTGCGTGGCGCGGTAGGACGTGGCCAGCGAGTGCGCGCTGCTTCCCTCCAGCGGGATCAGCTCCGCATACATCTCCACCGTCTCGGGCAGCTCTACGTAGTGCGACGCTCTCATTAGTGCTCGTTGTACCCGATAGACTGCCTCGATAGCCAGTGGCTCGGGTGAGGCTCGGGTGAGGCTCGGGTGAGGCTCGGGTGAGGCGGAACACAACGTGAAACATTAGCCGCGAGTCGCGAATATAGTTACACGGCCATGTAGTTACACGGACCGATTGCGGAATTAgcatatctttataaaataaattaaaattagtataagAACCACGaggaaaaaaattacataaataaatgaaactaaaaCTGGGGTACTGACGTATGTCCGGCTGCAGGAACACGTCCTCGTTGCGTTCGTATATCTCAGCCCTGATTGTCTCGGGCGTATAGAACGTCGCGGCAAGACCTGCCAAGGCGAGAAAAGAAAACCACTGTAACGTAATGTGTAATGCAAACTTGCCTCATTGTATCAAAACCCATATGCATATCACATCATTATATCAAACTAAGAGACGACCGTCCAGatgcaataaaaacttaaagCGTAGTTACAAGCCGCGATTAACTTTCAACGAGCAGTGTGCGCGGGTCAGTTCAGCTTTGCACTATATGATTTGCTCGGTCGAACGAACGAACGCTCAAACGAATTGTTTAGATAACGCAACCGAGACACCTACTCCAACGAGTGCCCGCATTCAACACGCAATTCGCAATGGTCATCAGTACGTCGCTAATGATACGAATTCAATTGCAGCGATTTTGCCGTTTCATTTGTGATACAAGCTCAACACCGAACACCCATAGTTAAGTCTTCGGAAGTAGTCATTATAGTAGCTATGACGATATTCGCATGACGGCTCCGTTATCcagatttttatatgaatacttcAAACTATCCTCGAGCCCTACTGGATACATTTCCACTAGTAACACGCTGTACGCGCTGCACATATGATTTCGCAATGTCATAAATTTTCTTCGCCTTTGCACGGAAACAATCAAATACTACAGACAGAACATGGACCCGCTGCGTTAAATTTGTCACTTTTGTCAGGCCCGATTTTCATGAAATAATGACTGAACATTACCCTCGGGCAACTCTATAGCGGTATAATATCATTTGTGATCTTTCACTGAGCAGGTACGTTATACTACGGGACAAGAGACATAACAATGTACAGTTGGCCTGTTCAAACTGCCAATTTTTCTATCACTGTAAGCCAATCGCTCACCGATATAAAACCGACGAAATCACTATAGTATATTGATGACACAAAACTAATCGCTGTAATCGCTGCTAGAGTCGAACGGTCTACGTCGATCGACAGTTCACTTCAGTTCAATTCAATCGACGTCGGTCAGGGTCGTGTTTGGTGAAAATGTTCTTTGATACGTAGTTTTCTACCATTATGTCAAGTCCAAGTGACAAATACACTTAAACTATACTCGTAGTAATTTTGCATCGAACGCGCACACAGTGCCtacaactaaataataaaacaggGAACTTTATAACAGATTCTATTCGACGCACTGCGATAGCCGGTCGACCTTTGCAACTCATCTGGATAACCCAGCAGGTCCGTATTGGGTTAGAACAGCTATCAGGGGTTTGCGGTTATTATTAGATGTTATTGATAGGCGACAGACGCCGTATTAAATATTCGTATGCGAAACTTCAGCTCGAGCGTCCGTGGACGCAGCGCCATACACTTCGGAGTAGCATTCGCattgcaaaaatattaatcagCATTATAAAGTCAAAACTTATTGTAAAGATAGAcggacaaaataaatattacgttaCGTGAAAAAACAATTCGCTTCATTGCagaaatgtatacatttaaaaatatatttattaaaattacattaagatACAAAaggcaattatttatatatatttataaatgaagcgCGCACCGGAGGCCAGCATTGAACAATCAACTTTCTCGCTAAAGATGTACAAGTTACAAGGCAGCAGTTCACGTCTGCGTTGGACGTGCGTGCATCGCACCGCTCGCCTGTGTTGCTACaatttcatgacgatcggtTGAGAAGTTAAAACGTGATAGCGCAGCAAACAAACGCACAttcgcatttttaatatgaGGCAGTGTTAAACATgtacgaaatatataaattcgcTCCGAAGCTACTctagatttactggtggtagcaTCGCTGTGTGAATGCAGTAGAGCAGAgtttaaacaacaacaaaaaaacattcGCTTTCtcaaaatgttacaaataaaattcatagCAGTgtcattcataataaataaagttagtaAAACATCTccaattagttataaaatgtatgtactaCAACTAATATTATTCAGCTTGCAACTATGTGCAACGTGCCTTAAATACTGGACGA
It contains:
- the LOC126780360 gene encoding PAN2-PAN3 deadenylation complex subunit PAN3 isoform X2 encodes the protein MDPSMFLQYSPPAGLPQESKLATYMSRSTSTPTRSLNQAMSNLTMDPSPTGIQKTILTHPPPMPHPMPQPPPMMAHLPHPQFSPGTPLHPILAHAPPPQMLIGEFMPINYFNPPPMPMPPESPQSSPPIPIGMPPINTQVHQENVGGTTYFYSTNPDGMNTSGLNAPPLNQSGGLVPEGCIGVPSAYASQMYAGVPAHMPPIPAQNKPGLAATFYTPETIRAEIYERNEDVFLQPDIQLPETVEMYAELIPLEGSSAHSLATSYRATHRVSGEHYALRRLHACAAPPALLNRVELWRNVDHPNVVRLHHCFMTKDFGDHSVVLVYDYHPACMTLMTKYLATGTPGGVTDGNGAFHDPFSSDPDAPRPYTHQKNAMLRAVACGALLPEAVLWSLLVQLTAGLRAIHTAGLACRSLDATKVVINGCRIRIAWGGVADVIHNGNIDIAQAQQEDMTALGRLALGMACRTVHCDNLNACMDLVSRSYSADLKNLILYLLSGATRRSVADLMPMIGARFYTQVEALERRADAFEEQLAREIDNGRLLRILIKMGVVNERPELNLDASWSETGDRYMLKLFRDYLFHSVTADGRPWLDQAHLASALNSLDGGSLAKVELMSRDEQSVLVVSYSELKHCLEAAFEEVMQAAGASP
- the LOC126780360 gene encoding PAN2-PAN3 deadenylation complex subunit PAN3 isoform X1, yielding MDPSMFLQYSPPAGLPQESKLATYMSRSTSTPTRSLNQAMSNLTMDPSPTGIQKTILTHPPPMPHPMPQPPPMMAHLPHPQFSPGTPLHPILAHAPPPQMLIGEFMPINYFNPPPMPMPPESPQSSPPIPIGMPPINTQVHQENVGGTTYFYSTNPDGMNTSGLNAPPLNQSGGLVPEGCIGVPSAYASQMYAGVPAHMPPIPAQNKPGLAATFYTPETIRAEIYERNEDVFLQPDIQLPETVEMYAELIPLEGSSAHSLATSYRATHRVSGEHYALRRLHACAAPPALLNRVELWRNVDHPNVVRLHHCFMTKDFGDHSVVLVYDYHPACMTLMTKYLATGTPGGVTDGNGAFHDPFSSDPDAPRPYTHQKNAMLRAVACGALLPEAVLWSLLVQLTAGLRAIHTAGLACRSLDATKVVINGCRIRIAWGGVADVIHNGNIDIAQAQQEDMTALGRLALGMACRTVHCDNLNACMDLVSRSYSADLKNLILYLLSGATRRSVADLMPMIGARFYTQVEALERRADAFEEQLAREIDNGRLLRILIKMGVVNERPDRLNLDASWSETGDRYMLKLFRDYLFHSVTADGRPWLDQAHLASALNSLDGGSLAKVELMSRDEQSVLVVSYSELKHCLEAAFEEVMQAAGASP
- the LOC126780360 gene encoding PAN2-PAN3 deadenylation complex subunit PAN3 isoform X6, with translation MDPSMFLQYSPPAGLPQESKLATYMSRSTSTPTRSLNQAMSNLTMDPSPTGIQKMLIGEFMPINYFNPPPMPMPPESPQSSPPIPIGMPPINTQVHQENVGGTTYFYSTNPDGMNTSGLNAPPLNQSGGLVPEGCIGVPSAYASQMYAGVPAHMPPIPAQNKPGLAATFYTPETIRAEIYERNEDVFLQPDIQLPETVEMYAELIPLEGSSAHSLATSYRATHRVSGEHYALRRLHACAAPPALLNRVELWRNVDHPNVVRLHHCFMTKDFGDHSVVLVYDYHPACMTLMTKYLATGTPGGVTDGNGAFHDPFSSDPDAPRPYTHQKNAMLRAVACGALLPEAVLWSLLVQLTAGLRAIHTAGLACRSLDATKVVINGCRIRIAWGGVADVIHNGNIDIAQAQQEDMTALGRLALGMACRTVHCDNLNACMDLVSRSYSADLKNLILYLLSGATRRSVADLMPMIGARFYTQVEALERRADAFEEQLAREIDNGRLLRILIKMGVVNERPELNLDASWSETGDRYMLKLFRDYLFHSVTADGRPWLDQAHLASALNSLDGGSLAKVELMSRDEQSVLVVSYSELKHCLEAAFEEVMQAAGASP